One window from the genome of Melospiza georgiana isolate bMelGeo1 chromosome 13, bMelGeo1.pri, whole genome shotgun sequence encodes:
- the ATOSA gene encoding atos homolog protein A: MKPERDTLDEYFEYEAEEFLVSLALLITEGRTPEYSIKGRTEGFHCPPAQSSQPPTTKHECSDKLAQCRQARRTRSEVMLLWKNNIPIMVEVMLLPDCCYSDEGPTTEGNDLNDPAIKQDALLLERWILEPVPRQSGDRFIEEKTLLLAVRSFVFFSQLSAWLSVSHGAVPRNILYRVSAADVDLQWTFSQTPTEHVFPVPNVSHNVALRVSVQSLPRQSNYPVLTCSIHTNLSFYEKQMQERKFHQRSDPSAAQSTSSPLRFRGKQTWTMTPESLLNGKKMPEFTTSFRNLKLYPSTGLGSDFGASQSKVQCYNATADNKTQAHETPVRTFKSYSLVDSRVSNSHCSHQPTGETNPLIGSLLQERQEVIARIAQHLIHCDPATSPVVAGRPFTTHENISATPKAFRSTFEEENLPRKSKESSPVPAANLDNAKQEDGDEGKARAVPEVPLLDARVPGSHCGRQSAGEGNSLIDSLLQERQEVIARIAQHLIHCDPATSHVAGRPFKVHEASPVTSKVFRSTYEDENLLKKGKESSSVSSAKSKFSLLEDSSKSGTKTPDTPISPSRFDGELKTSLKVQARRKLVLAKPSEAVQNSFHQTSNKTCHAFSSIHISSSCIKENKSEIPDKLEIHSGCAQKDQITNRIKPGSNPSSIDEQICTNKLKERTLVSENNGTDSCNNIQIEKCRILQGTKKATVIPLSDSLHKNELKCLDRDSKKPIIYEQNTQLISIENYLNKDHDSFKTKTKQDKTKTAHDENEDPTGLDFQSTSQKKPAEDNVVKGERQKNPDVQKAPPLKHTNTWRKHNFRSLDGTSTKAFHPRTGLPLLSSPVPQRKTQSGCFDLDSSLLKCLSARSPQQCINKDSDPDSHGKPILSSSAPPVTSLSLLGNFEESVLNFRLDPLGVVEGFTAEVGASGVFCPTHMTLPVEVSFYSVSDDNAPSPYMGVITLESLGKRGYRVPPSGTIQVTLFNPNKTVVKMFVVIYDLREMPANHQTFLRQRTFSVPVRREVKRTVNKENSHQTEERLLRYLIHLRFQSSKSGKIYLHRDVRLLFSRKSMEVDSGAAYELKSYTESPTNPQFSPRC; encoded by the exons ATACTTTGGATGAATACTTTGAGTATGAAGCTGAGGAGTTCCTGgtctccctggccctgctgatCACGGAGGGCCGGACACCAGAGTACTCCATCAAGGGCAGGACAGAGGGCTTTCACTGCCCACCAGCACAGTCAAGCCAGCCACCAACAACTAAGCATGAATGCAGCGACAAACTGGCTCAG TGTCGTCAGGCCAGACGAACCAGATCTGAGGTTATGCTTCTGTGGAAGAACAATATTCCAATCATGGTAGAAGTGATGCTACTTCCAGACTGTTGCTATAGTGATGAAGGGCCCACCACAGAGGGGAACGATTTAAATGATCCTGCAATCAAACAAGATGCATTGCTGTTAGAAAGGTGGATTTTGGAGCCAGTTCCTCGACA GAGTGGAGATCGATTTATTGAAGAGAAGACCCTTTTACTGGCAGTTCgctcctttgttttcttctctcagctGAGCGCGTGGCTGAGTGTTTCACATGGTGCTGTTCCCCGAAACATCCTGTACAG GGTGAGCGCTGCAGATGTGGACTTGCAATGGACGTTCTCCCAGACACCCACTGAGCATGTCTTTCCTGTTCCTAATGTTTCTCACAATGTGGCCTTGAGGGTCAGCGTCCAGTCCCTGCCCAGGCAATCCAACTACCCAGTTTTGACCTGTAGTATTCACACCAACCTTAGCTTTTATGAAAAGCAAATGCAAGAGCGAAAGTTCCATCAGCGCAGCgatcccagtgctgctcagtCCACTTCCAGTCCACTGCGTTTTCGTGGGAAGCAGACATGGACAATGACACCTGAAAGCCTACTTAATGGAAAAAAGATGCCTGAATTTACCACATCTTTTAGAAATTTAAAACTTTATCCATCTACCGGACTTGGATCTGACTTTGGGGCATCACAGTCCAAAGTTCAGTGCTATAATGCTACAGCAGACAATAAGACACAGGCTCATGAAACACCGGTCAGAACTTTTAAATCCTACTCTCTGGTGGATTCCCGTGTTTCAAACAGTCACTGCTCTCATCAGCCCACAGGAGAAACTAATCCTTTGATAGGCTCTTTGCTTCAAGAGCGACAAGAGGTCATCGCAAGGATCGCTCAGCACTTGATTCACTGTGATCCAGCTACTTCACCAGTTGTTGCTGGGCGTCCATTCACCACACATGAAAACATCTCAGCTACACCAAAAGCTTTTCGGAGCACTTTTGAAGAGGAAAACTTGCCAAGGAAAAGCAAGGAGAGCtcccctgttcctgctgccaaTTTAGACAATGCAAAACAGGAGGATGGTGATGAAGGCAAAGCTagagcagtgccagaggtgCCCCTGCTCGATGCCCGTGTGCCAGGGAGCCACTGTGGCCGTCAGTCAGCAGGGGAGGGTAACTCCCTGATtgattccctgctccaggagcgCCAGGAGGTGATAGCAAGGATTGCCCAGCACTTGATCCATTGTGATCCAGCCACTTCCCATGTTGCTGGACGTCCATTCAAAGTGCATGAGGCTAGTCCAGTCACATCAAAAGTTTTCCGAAGTACGTATGAAGATGAAAATTTGCTGAAGAAAGGCAAGGAATCATCTTCTGTTTCTTCTGCTAAATCAAAATTTTCTTTGTTAGAAGACAGTAGTAAATCAGGGACAAAGACACCTGATACTCCTATCAGTCCTTCTAGGTTTGATGGAGAATTGAAGACTTCTCTAAAAGTCcaagcaagaagaaaattggttttagcaaAACCCAGTGAAGCTGTCCAAAATTCATTTCATCAGACTTCCAATAAAACTTGTCATGCATTTAGTAGCATTCACATATCATCGTCAtgtattaaagaaaacaaatctgaaaTTCCAGATAAATTGGAAATACATTCTGGTTGTGCACAGAAAGACCAGATAACCAATAGAATTAAACCGGGTTCAAATCCCAGCAGCATTGATGAACAGATTTGCACAAATAAACTTAAAGAAAGAACACTTGTTAGTGAGAACAATGGCACAGACAGTTGTAATAATATACAGATAGAAAAATGCAGAATACTTCAAGGTACAAAAAAAGCAACCGTGATCCCACTATCTGACTCTTTGCACAAAAATGAGCTCAAGTGTTTAGACAGAGACTCCAAAAAACCAATTATTTATGAGCAAAATACACAACTTATTAgtattgaaaattatttaaataaagacCATGACagttttaaaaccaaaaccaaacaagatAAAACAAAAACTGCACATGATGAGAATGAAGATCCAACAGGCCTTGATTTTCAAAGCACTTCTCAGAAGAAACCTGCAGAAGACAATGTGGTTAAGGGTGAGCGGCAGAAGAACCCAGATGTACAG AAAGCACCACCTCTAAAACACACAAATACGTGGAGGAAACACAATTTTAGATCCCTGGATGGAACTTCAACCAAGGCTTTTCATCCCAGAACTGGACTGCCTCTGCTTTCAAGTCCT GTTCCCCAAAGGAAAACACAGTCTGGGTGCTTTGATCTGGATTCTTCATTGTTGAAATGTCTGTCTGCAAGAAG CCCACAACAATGTATAAACAAAGACAGTGATCCAGACAGCCATGGGAAACCAATTCTAAGTTCTAGTGCTCCCCCAGTAACAAGTCTGAGCCTTCTGGGAAACTTTGAG GAATCTGTCCTGAATTTCCGCCTGGACCCGCTGGGTGTCGTGGAGGGTTTCACAGCAGAGGTGGGAGCAAGTGGAGTCTTTTGTCCCACGCACATGACTCTGCCAGTTGAGGTGTCATTCTACAGCGTTTCAGATGACAATGCTCCCTCTCCTTACATG gGTGTAATTACTTTAGAGTCCCTTGGTAAAAGGGGTTATCGGGTACCGCCTTCAGGAACAATACAAGTG ACCTTATTTAACCCTAACAAAACTGTGGTGAAGATGTTTGTGGTGATCTATGACTTGAGAGAAATGCCAGCTAATCATCAAACATTCCTACGGCAAAGAACTTTTTCTGTTCCTGTGAGACGAGAAGTCAAGAGAACTGTCAATAAAGAAAACAGCCACCAGACTGAAGAAAGGCTACTACGCTACCTCATACATCTGAG